One window of Aerococcus tenax genomic DNA carries:
- a CDS encoding ABC transporter permease subunit: MKTLMTLLKKEFLAQWRGGQLFILVLVFFVIGLMNTGLALATPWMLEQIASQDNGLAIQVQAVEVTATMAWEQFFKNLPLAMLCFVFLESQLLTKEYQTGTLILVLTKGLKRSQFLLAKFIFLVTLWTGAYSICWLTTLTYTQYYLGSVNQDDLTLALLAWYGFGLLVVSLLLVSSTLATSSSGVLVTLFASLLVFYVLSVFPQSKDYSPILLTEGKALLGEGLDFEDCRQAIYTTGGLILGSLCLSFPLFNRRQL, translated from the coding sequence ATGAAGACATTAATGACTTTACTGAAGAAGGAGTTTTTAGCCCAGTGGCGGGGTGGCCAGCTCTTTATTTTAGTTTTGGTTTTCTTTGTCATTGGTTTAATGAATACAGGCTTGGCCCTGGCGACTCCCTGGATGCTGGAACAAATTGCTAGCCAAGATAACGGCCTAGCCATCCAGGTCCAAGCGGTAGAAGTGACGGCGACCATGGCTTGGGAGCAGTTCTTTAAAAACCTCCCCCTAGCCATGCTCTGCTTTGTCTTTTTGGAGAGTCAGCTCTTAACTAAGGAATACCAGACCGGGACCTTGATTCTGGTCTTGACCAAGGGTTTGAAACGGAGCCAATTCCTTCTCGCAAAATTTATCTTCTTGGTCACCCTTTGGACCGGGGCCTATAGCATTTGCTGGCTGACCACCTTAACTTATACCCAATATTATTTGGGCAGTGTTAATCAGGACGATTTAACCCTTGCCCTCCTAGCCTGGTACGGTTTTGGCCTCTTGGTTGTCAGTCTTCTCCTCGTATCTTCCACCCTGGCAACTTCCTCTAGTGGGGTCCTAGTGACCTTGTTTGCTAGTCTCTTAGTCTTTTATGTGCTGAGTGTCTTCCCACAAAGTAAGGATTATTCTCCGATCCTTTTAACGGAAGGGAAGGCCTTATTGGGAGAAGGTTTGGATTTTGAAGACTGCCGTCAAGCGATCTATACTACGGGAGGGCTGATCCTGGGCAGTCTCTGTCTCAGTTTCCCCCTCTTTAACCGCCGGCAATTGTAG
- a CDS encoding DUF2179 domain-containing protein — MNFYILLFIFGINLIYIMLNTIRTLLAMRGYRSIAPFIAMIEVTIYTIGLSVVMKYLDTPIYLVVYALGYGIGIYLGILLEDKIALGHAVIQIFTQSTDNHLAQSLRQQGYGVTVQTGYGRDGDRLIMTVLTPRSREQQVCRTIEAIDPKVFYISYDAKYIHGGFWTKRLRPSLPHPRNPMKKRAEKQEDESKGEED; from the coding sequence ATGAACTTTTACATTTTACTTTTTATTTTTGGTATTAACTTAATTTATATTATGCTTAATACTATCCGTACCCTCTTGGCCATGCGGGGTTATCGGTCCATTGCTCCTTTTATCGCCATGATTGAGGTGACTATCTATACCATCGGGCTTTCTGTGGTGATGAAATACCTGGATACCCCGATCTACCTGGTAGTTTATGCCCTAGGTTATGGGATTGGGATTTACCTGGGCATCCTCTTAGAGGATAAGATTGCCTTGGGACATGCGGTGATTCAGATTTTTACCCAATCAACCGATAATCATTTGGCCCAAAGCTTGCGCCAACAAGGTTATGGGGTGACGGTGCAGACTGGGTACGGCCGGGATGGTGACCGCTTAATCATGACAGTCTTAACCCCACGGTCACGGGAACAGCAAGTTTGCCGGACCATTGAAGCCATTGATCCCAAGGTCTTTTATATTTCTTATGATGCCAAGTATATCCACGGTGGATTTTGGACCAAGCGTTTGCGCCCTAGTCTTCCCCATCCTAGAAATCCGATGAAAAAAAGGGCCGAAAAGCAGGAGGATGAGAGCAAGGGCGAGGAGGACTAA
- a CDS encoding PLDc N-terminal domain-containing protein, with the protein MNNLSEYLPFLIPVVVLQVALLVYALHHILTHKTYKRGGRTFWLVVVIVLMQFIGPILYLIFGKEED; encoded by the coding sequence ATGAATAACTTGAGTGAATATTTACCCTTTTTAATTCCTGTTGTTGTTTTACAAGTTGCTTTGTTAGTTTATGCCTTGCACCATATCTTAACCCATAAGACCTATAAAAGAGGGGGGCGGACTTTTTGGTTGGTTGTAGTGATCGTCTTGATGCAATTTATCGGCCCGATCCTCTATCTCATCTTTGGTAAGGAGGAGGACTGA
- a CDS encoding MerR family transcriptional regulator — protein MLNEEKKGSEPVATYTSGELAKLAGVTVRTVQYYHKRGLVLPTSISEGGRRLYSQGDLNQMKTICFLKDLGFSLDDIKQVLDEDNARDLIDLLIDQQIQALEAKRQEEEVQLDRLRALQKSLNSFTDLSATGLSSIAKMMNKRKHVQQLHLFILLTALPISLLAGLAVFLLLTQGNFAWLVLYFILAIPYGLGISRYYFKQVAYICPECHYDFQPDLKAAIFAKHTPYTRKLICPHCHYHGYCVETLAQKEGDHYE, from the coding sequence ATGCTTAATGAAGAGAAGAAAGGAAGTGAACCTGTGGCAACTTATACAAGTGGTGAATTGGCTAAATTAGCGGGGGTGACTGTGAGAACGGTCCAGTATTATCACAAACGCGGTCTGGTTCTTCCCACCAGTATTTCAGAAGGGGGCCGGCGTTTATATTCCCAAGGCGACCTCAACCAAATGAAGACGATCTGCTTTTTGAAAGACCTGGGCTTTTCCCTAGACGATATTAAACAAGTCTTAGATGAGGACAATGCCCGTGACTTGATTGATTTATTAATCGACCAACAGATCCAAGCCCTGGAGGCCAAGCGCCAGGAAGAAGAAGTCCAGCTCGACCGGCTTAGAGCCCTGCAAAAAAGCCTCAATTCATTTACTGACCTTTCTGCCACTGGCTTATCGAGCATTGCCAAAATGATGAATAAACGCAAACATGTTCAACAATTACATCTCTTTATCCTATTAACGGCCTTGCCGATTAGTCTCTTAGCAGGTTTGGCGGTTTTCTTACTCCTGACCCAGGGGAACTTTGCCTGGTTGGTCCTCTATTTCATCCTGGCTATCCCTTATGGACTCGGTATTAGCCGTTATTATTTCAAGCAAGTGGCCTATATTTGTCCGGAATGCCATTATGACTTCCAACCGGACTTGAAGGCAGCGATTTTCGCTAAACATACCCCTTATACCCGGAAACTAATTTGTCCGCATTGCCACTACCATGGCTACTGCGTCGAAACCCTCGCTCAGAAAGAAGGAGACCATTATGAATAA
- the acpS gene encoding holo-ACP synthase: MIKGIGTDLVDIKRIEKAQKQRPDFANRVLTVSEREAMEANSSWKRQMEFLSGRWAAKEAFAKALGTGIGLSLSFQDLEILNDQKGRPCLNTAAYSGKIFLSITHTDDYAQAFVVLEE, from the coding sequence ATGATCAAAGGAATTGGTACCGACTTAGTTGACATCAAACGGATTGAAAAAGCGCAAAAACAGCGCCCCGATTTTGCCAATCGGGTATTAACAGTAAGTGAACGAGAGGCCATGGAGGCCAATAGCAGCTGGAAGCGTCAGATGGAATTTCTTTCAGGACGCTGGGCAGCTAAAGAGGCCTTTGCTAAGGCTTTGGGGACCGGCATTGGTCTATCCCTATCCTTCCAGGACCTGGAAATATTAAATGACCAAAAGGGCCGCCCCTGCCTGAACACGGCCGCCTATTCGGGCAAGATTTTTCTTTCGATCACCCATACCGATGACTATGCCCAAGCCTTTGTGGTCTTAGAAGAATAA
- a CDS encoding DEAD/DEAH box helicase has protein sequence MKFEELNLDPRLLQAVKNMGFEEATPIQAQTIPYALEGRDVLGQAQTGTGKTAAFGLPLLDKIDHHTDHIQALVIAPTRELAIQNGQELYRLGKEKGVRTVNVYGGANIRRQIHQIKKGAPVVVGTPGRLIDLMKRKVLNLNFIETLVLDEADEMLNMGFIEDIETIIRATPSNRQTLLFSATMPKEIQRIGEHFMQDPVTVKIEAKEMTADTIDQYFTKCHDREKFDLLTRFIDVSHAKLAIVFARTKRRVDEVSRGLIERGYQAEGIHGDLSQEKRSSIMKDFKDGRLEILVATDVAARGLDISNVTHVYNYDIPQDPESYVHRIGRTGRAGKGGMSITFVSNHEMGYLRTIENLTHKKMSPLRPPTEEEAFTGQIKQSLAAVEELLEEDRDDQYEEVVNYLSENYTAEQLALAVVRSQMKDKNDVKVSITPERPLGRKRSDKNRGKSHSKNRGQHKGRNHHSKPRPKNNKGQGKSKHTGNKKRSQAKKGNKPAKNQSNKQSFTIR, from the coding sequence ATGAAATTTGAAGAACTTAATTTAGATCCTAGACTGCTCCAAGCGGTCAAGAATATGGGCTTTGAAGAAGCCACCCCCATCCAAGCACAAACCATTCCCTACGCGTTAGAAGGACGGGATGTTTTAGGCCAAGCCCAAACCGGTACCGGAAAAACCGCTGCTTTTGGCCTACCCCTCTTAGATAAAATTGACCACCATACCGACCATATCCAAGCCTTGGTGATCGCGCCAACTCGGGAATTAGCCATCCAAAATGGACAAGAGCTTTACCGCCTGGGTAAGGAAAAGGGTGTCCGCACCGTTAATGTATACGGTGGGGCCAATATCCGCCGGCAAATCCACCAAATTAAAAAAGGCGCCCCTGTGGTAGTGGGAACGCCAGGCCGGTTAATCGATTTAATGAAACGCAAGGTCTTAAACTTAAACTTTATCGAAACCTTGGTACTAGATGAAGCCGATGAAATGTTGAATATGGGCTTTATCGAAGACATTGAAACCATTATTCGTGCTACTCCGTCTAACCGGCAAACCTTGCTTTTCTCGGCTACCATGCCCAAGGAAATCCAACGCATTGGTGAACACTTCATGCAAGACCCGGTAACGGTCAAAATTGAAGCCAAGGAAATGACCGCCGATACCATCGACCAGTACTTTACCAAGTGCCATGACCGGGAAAAATTTGATCTGTTAACCCGCTTTATTGATGTCAGCCATGCCAAACTGGCTATTGTCTTTGCCCGGACCAAACGCCGGGTCGATGAAGTCAGTCGCGGACTGATTGAACGGGGCTACCAGGCTGAAGGGATCCATGGGGACTTATCCCAGGAAAAACGGTCTAGCATTATGAAGGACTTTAAAGACGGTCGTTTGGAAATCTTAGTGGCTACTGATGTGGCGGCTCGTGGCTTAGATATTAGTAATGTGACTCATGTTTATAACTACGATATTCCTCAAGACCCTGAGAGCTATGTCCACCGGATCGGCCGGACGGGACGGGCAGGTAAGGGCGGTATGTCCATTACCTTTGTCTCAAACCATGAAATGGGTTACTTGCGTACTATTGAAAACCTAACCCATAAAAAAATGTCTCCCCTCCGTCCACCAACGGAAGAAGAAGCCTTCACGGGTCAAATCAAGCAATCCCTGGCTGCGGTGGAGGAACTCTTAGAAGAAGACCGTGATGACCAATATGAAGAAGTGGTGAACTACCTCAGCGAAAACTATACTGCTGAACAATTAGCCCTGGCCGTGGTTCGCTCACAAATGAAGGATAAAAATGATGTCAAGGTGTCCATCACGCCTGAGCGGCCTTTAGGGCGGAAACGTTCTGACAAAAACAGGGGCAAGTCCCACTCTAAGAACCGAGGCCAGCATAAGGGGAGAAATCACCACTCTAAGCCAAGACCTAAAAATAATAAGGGCCAAGGCAAGTCTAAGCACACCGGCAACAAAAAACGCAGCCAGGCTAAGAAAGGCAACAAGCCGGCTAAAAACCAATCCAATAAGCAATCATTTACCATTCGTTAA
- a CDS encoding ABC transporter ATP-binding protein, which yields MAILTLDHVSKKFGSHTILDNLSLTVPQGSVFGFIGRNGAGKTTTMKLILGLMSADQGQICVKGERVSYGQTQTNRYIGYLPDVPAFYPFMNGEEYLRFLGQIAGMSVSEAKKRSQELLDLVGLAQDKQRIKGYSRGMKQRLGIAQALMGRPQLLICDEPTSALDPLGRRDILAILSNIRQETTVLFSTHILSDVEKVCSHVALLNQGQIALAGPLETLTHQVGGPSYQVELEQAEDRLSFQAAFPKSQLDQTGKLRFSSQDYPLKVVLAWLADQDLALRQVERVETSLDDLFQEVVR from the coding sequence ATGGCAATTTTGACCTTGGACCATGTGTCCAAAAAATTCGGCAGTCATACCATCCTTGATAATTTATCCTTGACGGTGCCCCAAGGCAGTGTCTTTGGCTTCATTGGAAGAAATGGGGCCGGCAAGACGACTACTATGAAACTTATCCTGGGCCTCATGTCCGCTGACCAGGGGCAAATTTGTGTTAAGGGCGAGCGGGTCAGCTATGGCCAGACTCAAACCAACCGCTATATTGGCTACCTGCCTGATGTGCCGGCCTTCTATCCTTTTATGAACGGAGAAGAATACCTGCGCTTTTTAGGGCAGATTGCGGGTATGTCAGTCAGTGAAGCCAAGAAAAGGAGCCAGGAACTTTTAGACCTGGTAGGCCTAGCCCAAGATAAACAACGGATCAAAGGCTATTCGCGGGGCATGAAGCAGCGCTTAGGGATTGCCCAAGCCCTCATGGGTCGTCCACAATTATTAATTTGTGACGAACCTACTTCGGCCTTAGATCCCTTGGGACGGCGGGATATTCTAGCGATTTTGTCTAATATTCGCCAGGAAACCACGGTGCTTTTTTCCACCCATATCTTGTCAGACGTTGAAAAGGTCTGTAGCCATGTGGCCCTCTTAAACCAAGGGCAGATTGCCCTAGCCGGCCCCTTGGAAACCTTGACCCATCAGGTGGGTGGACCCAGCTACCAAGTCGAGCTGGAGCAGGCTGAAGACCGCTTAAGCTTTCAAGCGGCCTTTCCCAAGAGCCAACTCGACCAGACCGGCAAGTTGCGCTTTTCTAGCCAAGATTATCCCTTGAAAGTAGTCTTAGCCTGGTTGGCTGACCAAGACTTAGCCCTCCGGCAAGTGGAGCGGGTAGAGACGTCGTTAGATGATTTATTTCAAGAGGTGGTTCGATGA
- a CDS encoding MFS transporter — protein sequence MGGNKKLSLRQGLPLLANYGVSLIGDTLYLFAINWFLVSQTQNTALLGKINSISTSILLFSNLLVGPLVDQLNRKKLLIFSDLMSFIACLVCSVLYKDYLADQLILILTSAILSLALAINSPAAKAIVPHVVLGEDIERFNSIQNTLSSIIKIGAPIIGSLILSINNNFNFFILINSLSFLLSALIIASVPYHENNHLPASQPFQFHAHFVSGLKYVCRMKAILGVMVFISLLNFIMTSYDLVIPYAINVLLKGSDKIYSLVLSTEALGGILGGVILTCYGSGQSEESFIQDLKYLAVVLLMAGFFHHIFFIFLCAFVNGFYLVQINAKVFTIIQKHSDQEFLGRVFSLLFVFSSLFSPLANVVFGKIVPLVQWQSFTLAGLGVVAVSYSIKKFFFRESKAFFKGK from the coding sequence ATGGGAGGGAATAAAAAGTTATCTTTAAGACAGGGTCTGCCTTTACTGGCAAATTACGGGGTCTCCTTAATTGGTGATACTCTTTACTTATTTGCTATCAATTGGTTCCTCGTTTCTCAAACTCAAAATACGGCATTATTAGGAAAAATAAATAGTATCAGCACTTCAATTTTATTGTTTTCCAATCTTCTAGTCGGCCCGCTTGTTGATCAACTGAATCGAAAAAAATTATTAATCTTTTCAGACTTAATGAGCTTTATAGCTTGCTTAGTCTGCTCTGTATTATATAAAGATTATCTTGCTGATCAATTGATATTAATTCTTACCAGTGCGATCTTGAGCCTTGCTTTGGCCATCAATTCCCCAGCCGCCAAGGCCATTGTCCCTCATGTGGTCTTAGGGGAGGATATTGAACGTTTTAATTCTATCCAAAATACCCTATCAAGTATTATTAAGATAGGAGCCCCTATTATCGGTTCGCTAATTCTCTCTATTAATAACAATTTTAATTTCTTCATCCTGATAAACTCCTTATCCTTTTTATTATCAGCACTAATCATTGCTTCTGTGCCTTACCATGAAAATAATCACTTACCTGCTAGTCAGCCCTTTCAATTTCATGCGCATTTTGTCTCTGGTTTGAAGTATGTGTGCAGGATGAAAGCAATTTTAGGAGTCATGGTCTTCATTTCCTTATTAAATTTTATAATGACTTCTTATGACTTAGTTATTCCCTATGCGATCAATGTCTTATTAAAGGGGTCTGACAAGATATATAGCCTAGTCCTTAGTACAGAAGCTCTGGGCGGTATTCTTGGAGGGGTGATATTAACCTGTTATGGGAGTGGTCAATCAGAAGAAAGTTTTATCCAAGATCTTAAGTATCTAGCAGTCGTCTTGTTAATGGCGGGATTTTTTCATCATATTTTCTTTATTTTCCTATGTGCCTTTGTTAATGGCTTTTACCTAGTTCAAATTAACGCCAAGGTGTTCACGATTATACAAAAGCATAGCGACCAGGAGTTTTTAGGCCGAGTATTTTCTTTGCTCTTTGTTTTCAGCTCTTTGTTTTCACCTTTAGCTAATGTTGTATTTGGCAAGATCGTTCCCCTAGTCCAATGGCAGAGCTTTACTTTAGCTGGGCTAGGGGTAGTTGCTGTTTCCTATAGCATCAAGAAGTTCTTTTTTAGGGAGAGTAAAGCCTTCTTTAAGGGAAAATAA
- a CDS encoding QueT transporter family protein, with protein sequence MQENKTRPLVINALVAAIYVVIYFIAPQIAYGPIQFRLSEGLNHLNAFDRRYKWGVVAGVFIANFYGFANGLGWYDLVFGTFHTVISFLICDWIYPKLPSIKARLGATTVIFSLMIFIVAFELNLAFQLPFWYTYFTLVVSELIVLAITAPLMYWIDRQVHFHEKIA encoded by the coding sequence ATGCAAGAGAACAAAACCCGGCCCTTAGTGATTAATGCCCTAGTGGCGGCGATTTATGTGGTGATCTATTTTATCGCCCCTCAAATCGCCTATGGACCGATTCAATTTCGCCTATCTGAAGGGCTGAACCATTTGAACGCCTTTGACCGCCGCTATAAATGGGGTGTGGTGGCAGGTGTCTTTATTGCCAATTTCTATGGATTTGCCAATGGTTTAGGTTGGTATGACCTGGTCTTTGGGACCTTCCATACCGTCATCAGTTTCTTGATCTGTGATTGGATCTACCCTAAGCTTCCTTCCATCAAGGCCCGCTTAGGTGCAACGACAGTGATTTTCTCATTGATGATTTTCATTGTGGCTTTTGAACTGAATCTAGCCTTCCAATTACCTTTCTGGTACACCTACTTCACCTTAGTGGTCAGCGAGCTGATTGTTTTAGCGATCACAGCGCCACTTATGTACTGGATCGACCGTCAAGTTCATTTCCACGAAAAAATTGCATAA